CCCGAAGATTGCAATTTATTTGGGTACCATCACAAATTCAGTCCGCCTATTTAGATTTCTGCCTTGCTCAGTAGCATTATCTGCCACTGGTTTGGTCTGTCCATAACCAGCATAACTCAATCGAACCTGACTGATCCCTTTCGAAATCAAATATTCGTAACACACTTTAGCTCTTTTTTCAGATAGTTCAAGATTAAATCCAGCACTTCCCGTATTATCGGTGTGGCCGCCAATTTCTAATTTATAATCCTGGTATTTTTTAAGAAGCCCCGCTATTTTATCCAATATGGAAAAAGACTCTGACTTAAGTGTAGCTCTTCCTAAATCAAACTGAACAGCCCTCATCGCAAAATCGAGAACATCTTGGTCTTTCTTTTCAATCAATGGACAACCTTTGTTGGATTTTGGTCCTGCAACATTGGGACAAGAATCGAATTTATCTTGAATACCATCCCCATCGGAGTCCGGACAGCCATTGAATTCTTTAGACCCTGCTGCAAGTGGGCAGTCGTCCATCTTATCTTCAATACCATCTCCATCACTATCCTTAAATGTCTCCGGGCATCCATTCATCTCAGCTTTTCCAGCCTTATCCGGACATTTATCTTTGTGATCTGGAATGCCATCTCCATCAGAATCTGGGCAACCGTCAAATTGCAATAAACCAGCAACATCTGGGCATTTGTCCAGTGAATTCACTACACCGTCATTATCTGAATCTGGTTCAGGGCATCCTTTATTCTCGATCAACCCTTTCAAATTTGGACACTCATCCTCGTTGTCGGGGACATCATCCCCATCTGTATCTGGGCAACCCATGAATTTTTCCAATCCTACCTGTTCTGGACACTTGTCTTTGTGGTCAGGAATCCCATCCTTGTCCGTATCGGGACATCCCATATGAGCAGCTACGCCTTTTTCATTGGGACAAAGATCTAATTCATCAATGATCCCATCACCATCCGAATCGAGTTTTAGAATCGTGCTGTCCGCCTTCCGTGCTCCAAATAGATAAACCAGACCGCCAGTATATTGCAAATGATTTTCCCAATCCTTCAGAGAAAGTCTGTAATCTGCCTGGGCTTGTAAGAACACCTGAGGATGCAATTTAACATTGACACCAAGACCTATTGGTAATTGAAGAGCAAAAGGTCTGGATAGGGGAAACAATGCCTGTACACCACCAATTGCAAATGGGTTTAGCCAACAAGAGTTCTTGTATAAATGATATTGAGCCTGTAGCCCAACAGAGAAAAAAGGACTTTGCACCCCATCCAACAAAGTATCTTTGTATGAACCCAATCCCAATGGTAAAAACAAAGCAAATCGGTCAGAAAATGTCCTTAAGTAAGCAAGTTCTATTCCATCAGGAAAATCTCTAATGGCTGAACTGTTTTGGGATCTCAGGGTATTATAGTCATAAAATGTTTTCCGAATGGACATCCCGTTCTTGGTCGTAAAAAGTTGTGCACTCAAATCACAAATCTCTAATAACCAAATAGATATACTTAATACAGCAATAGATTTTTTCATATTTCCCATTAAAATTCAGTCAAAGGTAAAAATAAATATTACAATATTACAGCATATATTAATAAATCTAGGGTATTGAATTCTGCTTTGAAAAAACAGGGTTTGCTCATTTTGTAAATTGAGTTTTAATAATATCTTTATGCCATGAAATATCAAATTTGTCGAGACTGCATGTTCCAAAAACTTTTACAATTCATCTGTTTGATTTTTCTTTTTACCTTGGCATCTTGTGACAAAAAGGATGACCAAAGATTGGAGGAAAGTCCTTTTTTTAACTTCCTTAATTTTTCAAATATTAACATCGACACAAGCTCTTCCGGCAATAAAACCTGGGAGTATGGATTTGTTTTCAATTTTTTAAAGAAAGGAGAAATCAGAAAAATAGGATTGAAATTACCATCTCAGGGTGAATTCACCGTTCGTTTATGGGATTTTGAATCTGCCACCCCTACCGTAATTCATGAAAGAAAAATTCGCGTGAATCAAATCCATCGGCCAGAATTTGTAAATATACCTTCCTTCAATGCCGGAATTACTAACAAAATGGGGATCAGCGTTATTTCCAATACCTTTTATAGAGTACAAAAAAGAGACTCTACAGCTTTTACCTTCCCTCTTCAAATTGGAAATATAAACATATTATCTTTCAACGAATCAGAGGTCATTTCTGGTGAATCAGATTTTCCTAATAACACAAACCAATTGAGGGTGGCACCTTGTGTCAATGTGGTTTTTGTGGCAGAGTAAATTGATTGGATGCACAATGCGTGGTGGAGAATACTGATTATCTGGATTTGCACAATTCACCAAATATACAGTCAGAATCAGTTATTGGATTCACTGATCGAGCGAGAGTCCAAATACTCAGATGAAGATTCCATTCGATGCAAACTATTGATTGATATTGGGAGAGGTTTGCTCCTAAAACAAACCGAACAAAGTTTTTTGTATCTCGACAAGGCGGTTCTGCTTGCAGAGAAATTGCAGAATGGAAAATTACTCACCAACGCAATTAGTGCAAAAGGAACCGCTTACTATTATTTAAGAAAATTTGCATTTGCCCTAAGTGAGTATGAAAAAGCACTGGCAATTAATCAAAAAATGGGCAATGAACAAGGAGTTGCAAACAATTACAATAATCTAGGATTGGTTTATCAGGCCACCTTTCAATATCCTAAATCACTCGAGTGTTTTCTAAAAACTTTATCTCTGAATGAAAAAACGGGAAACCAACCAGCCTTGATCAATGCATTGGGCAACATTGGAAATATTTACAATGAATTAAGTGAATACCAAAAGGCAAAGGAGTATTATGAAAAAGCACTATCCTTAACAGATCAAATAAAAAGCAATCAGGCCCTTTCTGGAATCCTTACAAATCTGGGAAATGCCCACACTCAATTGGAAGAATATGACATTGCATTGGTTTATAAAATGAGATCGCTGGAACTGAGCAGACAGGCCAATGACTCAAATGTAATTGCGATCAACTTGGGCAATATTGCCAATGTCTATTTATTGATGGGAGTGCTTGACAAAGCATTGTCATTTTATCAGGAGGGATTGGCAATGTACCAAAAACTAAAGGATGATAAAGGTAAGGCAGAAATGCATTCTGGATTGACTGAGGCATACCTCCGATTGGGAAAATACGATTTGGCAAAGACAAATGCCTACATTGCATTACAGCTATCTAAAACCAACCAGCTTTATAATATTGAAAGTACAATCCTGAACAATCTAAGTAAAATATTTAAGGCAACACAGAATTTTGACAGCGCTTATTATACCTATCAACTCTATATAAATGCAAAACAAAAGATTGATAACGCTGAAATCCAAAGAGAAATAACGAAGACTACCCTATTGTTTGAATTTAGCAAAACAGAAGATTCGCTGCGCCAGCAACAATTGATTACTAAGATTCAGTTGAATGAACAATTGTTGATTTCTGAAAAGCAAAAACAGGAAATCAAACTAAAACAAAATGCGATTGATCTTTCAAAAAAAGAAAGGGAAATCCAAAAAATTCAAATTCAAAAGAGTCAGGCTGACTTAGAACTCGCTCAAAGCCAAAACAAAATTAAAGAAGAACAATTATTGACCGCAGAAAAAGATAAAAAGCT
This window of the Saprospiraceae bacterium genome carries:
- a CDS encoding tetratricopeptide repeat protein codes for the protein MHNAWWRILIIWICTIHQIYSQNQLLDSLIERESKYSDEDSIRCKLLIDIGRGLLLKQTEQSFLYLDKAVLLAEKLQNGKLLTNAISAKGTAYYYLRKFAFALSEYEKALAINQKMGNEQGVANNYNNLGLVYQATFQYPKSLECFLKTLSLNEKTGNQPALINALGNIGNIYNELSEYQKAKEYYEKALSLTDQIKSNQALSGILTNLGNAHTQLEEYDIALVYKMRSLELSRQANDSNVIAINLGNIANVYLLMGVLDKALSFYQEGLAMYQKLKDDKGKAEMHSGLTEAYLRLGKYDLAKTNAYIALQLSKTNQLYNIESTILNNLSKIFKATQNFDSAYYTYQLYINAKQKIDNAEIQREITKTTLLFEFSKTEDSLRQQQLITKIQLNEQLLISEKQKQEIKLKQNAIDLSKKEREIQKIQIQKSQADLELAQSQNKIKEEQLLTAEKDKKLQASLVDLQKAELEVQKVEIQTQKNQKLFLYSGMGLLAILSFSFYRNFINQKKSKIAIESEKNKSESLLHNILPFEIAQELKTKGETTAKRFNEVTVLFSDFVDFTKVAEKLSPEELVQELHLCFSQFDIICTRYGLEKIKTIGDAYMAVAGLPVESKFHAENAAKAALEMVSFMQQRLEKNPYTFRIRMGLHSGPVVAGVVGVKKFAFDIWGDTVNTASRMETASEPGKINVSEITAGHLSPVYNLSYRGKMPAKNKGEIDMYFLLDKK
- a CDS encoding OmpA family protein — its product is MKKSIAVLSISIWLLEICDLSAQLFTTKNGMSIRKTFYDYNTLRSQNSSAIRDFPDGIELAYLRTFSDRFALFLPLGLGSYKDTLLDGVQSPFFSVGLQAQYHLYKNSCWLNPFAIGGVQALFPLSRPFALQLPIGLGVNVKLHPQVFLQAQADYRLSLKDWENHLQYTGGLVYLFGARKADSTILKLDSDGDGIIDELDLCPNEKGVAAHMGCPDTDKDGIPDHKDKCPEQVGLEKFMGCPDTDGDDVPDNEDECPNLKGLIENKGCPEPDSDNDGVVNSLDKCPDVAGLLQFDGCPDSDGDGIPDHKDKCPDKAGKAEMNGCPETFKDSDGDGIEDKMDDCPLAAGSKEFNGCPDSDGDGIQDKFDSCPNVAGPKSNKGCPLIEKKDQDVLDFAMRAVQFDLGRATLKSESFSILDKIAGLLKKYQDYKLEIGGHTDNTGSAGFNLELSEKRAKVCYEYLISKGISQVRLSYAGYGQTKPVADNATEQGRNLNRRTEFVMVPK